A genomic region of Salvelinus namaycush isolate Seneca chromosome 7, SaNama_1.0, whole genome shotgun sequence contains the following coding sequences:
- the LOC120051553 gene encoding zinc finger protein 883-like has product MTSVKLEDCSQTMELNVNIKDEEDKIGKSLSQRDHVETFSTFREKQQEDHRAKRSHHCPHCEKNFSILSKLKLHVKIHTGDNLFSCTDCGKNFTTSKALAVHQRVHREKPYSCSDCRASFSQLCTLKRHERIHTGAKPYSCSDCGKSFSKLYNLKTHERVHTGEKPYSCSDCEKCFKRSTALKVHQRTHTGEKPYSCSDCGKGFSQLGDLKTHERIHTGEKPYSCSDCDKCFKTLTEQKVHQRTHTGEKPYSCSDCEKCFKTSTEQKVHQRTHTGEKPYPCFYCEKCFKTSTNRKVHQRTHTGEKPYSCSDCEKSFKRSTALKVHQRNHTGEKPYTCSDCGKSFSQLGDLKTHEHIHTGVKPYSCSDCEKCFKTSTEQKVHQRTHTGEKPYSCSDCGKRFSQLGHLNRHERIHTGVKPYSCSDCGKSFSQLGELKTHERVHTGEKPYSCFYCEKYFKTSSDQKVHQRTHTGEKPYSCSDCGKRFSKLGDLKTHERMHTGVKT; this is encoded by the exons atgacatcagtgaagctggaagactgcagtcaaacaatggagctgaatgtcaacattaaagacgAAGAAGATAAGATTGGGAAATCTCTTTCTCAAA gagaccatgttgagacattctctacattcAGAGAGaaacagcaggaagatcacagagctaagaggtctcaccactgcccacattgtgagaAGAATTTTTCAATTCTATCAAAGCTAAAATTACAtgtaaaaatacacacaggagataatctGTTTTCCTGTACTGACTGTGGGAAGAATTTCACAACATCAAAGGCTCTGGCAGTTCATCAGAGAGTGCAcagagagaagccttactcctgctctgactgcagggCGAGTTTCTCTCAACTGTGCACCTTAAAAAGACacgaacgtatacacacaggagcgaagccttactcctgctctgactgtggaaagagtttctctaaACTGTacaacttaaaaacacatgaacgtgtgcatacaggagagaagccttactcctgctctgactgtgaaaAATGCTTCAAAAGATCAACTgctctaaaagttcatcagagaacacacacaggagagaagccttactcctgctctgactgtggaaagggtttcTCTCAACTGGGtgacttaaaaacacatgaacgtatacatacaggagagaagccgtactcctgctctgactgtgataaatgcttcaaaacattAACTGAGcaaaaagttcatcagagaacacacacaggagagaagccttactcctgctctgactgtgaaaaatgcttcaaaacatcaactgagcagaaggttcatcagagaacacacacaggagagaagccttacccctGCTTTTACTGTgaaaaatgcttcaaaacatcaactaaccgaaaagttcatcagagaacacacacaggagagaagccttactcctgctctgactgtgaaaAATCCTTCAAAAGATCAACTgctctaaaagttcatcagagaaatcacacaggagaaaagccttacacctgctctgactgtggaaagagtttctctcaactgggcgacttaaaaacacatgaacatatacacacaggagtgaagccttactcctgctctgactgtgaaaaatgcttcaaaacatcaactgagcaaaaagttcatcagagaacacacacaggagagaagccttactcctgctctgactgtggaaagaggtTCTCTCAACTGGGCCACTTAAATAGACacgaacgtatacatacaggagtgaagccttactcctgctccgactgtggaaagagtttctctcaactgggcgaattaaaaacacatgaacgtgtacatacaggagagaagccttactcctgctttTACTGTGAAAAATACTTCAAAACATCATCTGATcaaaaagttcatcagagaacacacacaggagagaagccttactcctgctctgactgtggaaagaggtTCTCTAAACTGGGggacttaaaaacacatgaacgtatgcATACAGGAGTTAAGACTTAA